DNA from Acidobacteriota bacterium:
CCGTTCGGGCCCGAGCCCACGATTGCCGGGTAGGCCTCCATCTCGGCGCCGTGCTTCAGGAACACGTGCTTGGCGGCGGCCTCCAGTTCGTACTCCCAGCCGCCGACGCGGGTGGCGCGGATGGCCGCCGCGATGCCGTCGGCGCTGACCTTGCCGGCGCGACGCAGAACTTCGATCTCCCTCGGCGTCTTGATCATCCGCAGCCGATCGAGGTGCGGCGTCAGGTCGCGCAGCTCGGCGTAGGGGTAGCGGCTGCGGATCGTCGCGATCTGGTGAGCCTGCTCGGTCGGCTGGCCGCCCCAGGGGTTCTGTTCGCGGCGGCCGAGGTAGAGGCCCTTCTCGCTGCGGGCGAGGTCGAGTTCGTCGCGTTCGCCCAGCCGCATCCAAAAGAGCTTCCCGGCCTCTCCCGGCATCCGGCCGCGGCGCCGGGCCAGGTGCTCGGGCAGGTAGGCGAGATGGTCGACCTCGAACCCGCTGCCTTCGGCCTGCTCGGGGGCGTAGAGCCAGTTCGGCCCGTCGATGAACTTCTCCCGATCGCCCTGGTGGGGCAGGTAGAGGCGGGCCTCGCAGCCGTCGACCTCGAGCAGCAGAACGGCGTTTCGGCCCTCGTACCCGGTCAGATAGAAGAAGTCGTGGTCCTGCCGGAAGCGGGCGCCGTAGCGCGGCATCGTCTCCGCGAACATGAGCACCGCGCCGCCGTCCAGGCGTTCGCAGAGGCGCGCACGTCGTTCGGCGAATTCTCCGGGCGGGTAGGTGGCTCGCTGAGCGGTCGCGACTGTGGCAGCAAAGAAAACTGCGAAAAACAGGACCACGGAAGCGAGTTTTCCGGAGATTTTGGCTGTGCGAGTCATTTTCTCGAGAGGAAACAGGGTGTTCCTCTAACTTTTTCTTCCGCCTCCGATCGCTACAGCTCGCGTTTTCTCGAACGGAGAGAAGAAATCGTTCCCCTTGTCGTCGATCACGATGAAGGCGGGGAAGTTCTCGACCTCGATCTGCCAGATGGCCTCCATGCCGAGATCCTCGAACTCGCGCAGCTCGACCTTCCGGATGCTCTGCTCGGCGAGCGCCGCCGCCGGTCCGCCGATCGAGCCGAGATGGAAGCCGCCGTGCCTCTCGCAGGCGCGGCGCACCTGTGGTGAGCGGTTGCCCTTGGCCAGCATGACCATGCTGCCGCCGTGGCTCTGGAACAGGTCGACGTAGGGATCCATCCGTCCGGCGGTTGTCGGACCGAAGGACCCGGACGCCTTGCCTTCGGGTTTCTTCGCGGGGCCGGCGTAGTACACCGGCTGGTCCTTGAAGTACTGAGGGAGATCCTGCCCCGAGTCGAGCAACTCCTTGAGCCGGGCGTGGGCGATGTCGCGGGCGACGACCATCGGACCCGTGAGCGCCAGCCGCGTGGCGACCGGGTACTTCGAGAGCTCGGCGCGAATCTCGTCCATCGGCCGGTTCAGGTCGATGGCGACGACCTGGCCGCTGAGTTCGTCCTCGTCGATTTCGGGCAGGTACCTGGCCGGGTTCTCCTCGAGCTGCTCCAGGAAGATCCCGTCGCGGTTGATCCGGCCCAGGATCTGGCGGTCGGCCGAACAGGACACGCCGAGGCCGACGGGCAGCGAGGCGCCGTGGCGCGGCAGGCGGATGACCCGCACGTCGTGGGCGAAGTACTTGCCGCCGAACTGGGCGCCGATGCCGATCCGGGTGCAGAGCTCGAAGATCTGCTGCTCCATCTCCAGGTCGCGGAAGGCGCGGCCACGTTCGTTGCCGCTGGTCGGGAGATCGTCCAGGGCGTGGCAGGTCGCGAGCTTGAGCGTCTTCATCGTCGCCTCGGCCGACGTTCCGCCGACGACCAGGGCGATGTGGTAGGGCGGGCAGGCCGATGTGCCGAGGGTACGGAGCTTCTCGTCGACGAAGTTCATCAGCGAGATCGGGTTCAGGATCGCCCTCGTCTCCTGATACAGGAAGCACTTGTTCGCCGAGCCGCCGCCCTTGGCGACAAACAGGAACCGGTACTCGTCGCCGCGCGCCGCGTAGAGGTCGACCTGGGCGGGCAGGTTCGTGCCCGTGTTCTTCTCCTCGTACATCGACAGCGGCGCCATCTGGGAGTAGCGGAGGTTGCGCTCCTGGTAGGCGTCGAAGATGCCCCGGCAGAGTTCCTCCTCGTCGTCGAAGTCCGTGTACACGTCCTGGCCCTTGTAGCCGAGGACGATCGCGGTGCCGGTGTCCTGGCAACCGGGCAGGACGCGACCGGCCGCGATGTTCGCGTTCTTCAGAAGCTCCATCGCCACGAAGCGGTCGTTGGCCGACGACTCCGGATCGTCCAGGACGCGGCGCAACTGCTCCAGGTGGCTGGCGCGCAGCAGGTGGGCGATGTCGTCCATCGCGTCGCGGGCGATCAGCCGCAGCGCCTCTGGATCGATGTGCAGGGTCTCGCGGCCGCCGGCGGACTCGACGCGGACGTGGTCGGACGTCAACCGACGGTACTCCGGCTCGTCGCCGGCGTGTTCGAACAGGTGCTGGTGCTGGAAGTCGGTCATGGCTGCCTGCGAGTCTGCGTGACGGAGCGCCGCGAAGCAAGTTGGTCAAGGCGAGCCGCTGCTAGTCTGCCCGCTTGATCGTGCGGTTCCCCGTACCCATCCTTCTCCTGGCCGGTGTCGGCGCGGGGGCCTGTGGGTATACGTATCCTCCGCCCGAGATGCCCGAAGAGATGGCCGCCCTGCTTGAGATTGTGCAAGTGACTCGGCGCCCCTGGGGCGAAGTCGACGGCAGGGAGGTCGAGATCTTCCGTCTTGCATCGCAAACGGGGCTCCAGGCCGAGATCGCCGAACTTGGCGGCGCGATCGTGTCCCTGACGGCCCAGGGCCGCGATGGCGAGTTCGCCGACGTTGTGCTCGGCTTCGACGACCTCGCTTCGTATCTCGCCGACACGAACCCCTACTTCGGTGTTGTCGTCGGGCGCTATGCGAATCGCATCGCCGGGGGCCGCTTCACTCTCGACGGCGAGACCTACGTCCTGCCCCGGAACGACGGCAAGAACAGCCTCCACGGCGGCATCCGAGGGCTCAGTCGCGTGGTCTGGGAGGGTGAACCGTTCGAGGACCGAAACGGAGCGGGCGTGGTGCTCCGGTACCGGAGTCCCGATGGCGAGGAAGGCTACCCGGGCAACGTGGACTTCCAAGTGCGCTACCTGTTGACGTCGGCCGGCGACTTTCGCATCGAAGCGGAGGCAGTGACGGACGAGCCCACCGTCGTCAACCTGTCCTTCCACTCCTACTTCAACCTCCAGGGGGAGGGCGAGGGCGACATTCTGGACCACGAGCTGCTGCTCAACAGCGAGCAGTACACGCCCGTCAACGACACGTTGATTCCGACTGGCGAGATCGCGTCCACCGAGGGCACGCCGATGGACTTCCGGACCGCGGCGTTGATCGGTGACCGGATCGACAACGACTTCGAGCAGCTTCGCTTCGGCGGCGGCTACGACCACAACTGGGTGCTGCGGCCGGCGGAGAAGGAGGGCGAGATGCGTATGGCGGCCATCGTCGTCGAACCGACGAGTGGCAGAAAGCTGGTCGTGAGGACGACGGCCCCGGGGCTGCAGCTCTACACCGGTAACTTCCTCGACGGCACGCTGGTCGGAAAGAGCGGTCGCCCGTACGTTCATCGAGGCGGCCTGTGCCTCGAGACCCAGCACTTTCCCGACGCTCCGAACCAGCCGACGTTTCCCAGCACGGTGCTGCGGCCGGGCGAGACCTACCGGCAGGTGACGGAGTACCAGTTCTACACGGACTCCGTACGTCGCCAGGATCGCTAGCGGCACGGCGAAGGTGCGCGGAGCGGCATCGCCACGGTGCCGGCCGGGATTCCTGTTGTCTTTGACCTTGCTTCCGTCAACTCATACACTGCGCATCATGAAGACCACTGTGGATATTCCAGAACGTGAACTGGAAGATGCAATCAGGTTCACGAACGCGAAGACGAAGCGCGAGGCGATCGTCGGGGCGATCACAGACTTCAACCGCCGGATGCGCATGGCGGAGCTGGTTCGCTACGCGGACACGTGCGACGACCTGATGACGCCCGAGGAACTCCAGGCGCTTCGCCGTCGGGGCTAGGGCGGGTGATTCTCGTCGACACGTCGTCCTGGATTCACCTGCTGCGTCCGGACGGCGACTCGACCGTCCACGCGCGAGTCGAAGAGGCCCTCACGACCGGAACGGCCTGCTGGTGTCCGGTCGTTCAACTCGAGCTATGGAACGGCGCCCGTGGCGACCGCGAGCGCAGGGCGCTTCGCGGCCTTGCCGAGGCACTGCCGGAACTTCCCATCGACGAAGAGGTTTGGCGGACGGCGTACGACCTGGCGCAACGGGCTCGCAGTCAAGGCGTCACGGTGCCTGCGACCGACGTACTCATTGCCGCGTGTGCCGCGCGTCACGACGCTGCGCTTGAGTCCGCGGATAGCGACTTCGACCTTCTGGCCTCGCTGGACGTCCGGACCAGCTAGCGCTTGCCCCCACCCGTTGGCCCGAAGCTCGGCCAGGCCGAAACCAACGCGCCCACGCCGCGTAAACCAGAACCATAGAATGCGCGGCATGGAACGATCGGCCGGCGGCGCCAGTCCGCCGAAGCCAGCGGTGCGCCGGTGAGCGCTCCGGCAAGTCAGGGCGATGGTCCCCAGAACCCGCCGCCGCGGCCGGATCTGTCCATCCTGCGCGACGACGACGAGTACGAGTACCGGCCCCGGCGCGGACGCTTCATCAAGTGGGGGATCGTGCTGCTGCTCGTGGCGGCCGCGGTCTTCGCCTTCTATCGGGTGCCGCCCGACCAGTACGTGCCCTTCCTCATGCCCGAGGTCGAGACGACGACGGTCCAGCGCCTGACCCCGGAGCAGGCGTCGACGGTGCTGACCGCGACGGGCTACACGTACGCCCGAGTGAGGGCCGCGGTCGGCGCGAAGATCATCGGCCGGATCACGGAGCTCCATGTCGATGAGGGCGACGCGGTGGCGGCCGGCGACGTGATCGCGGTGCTCGACAGCGA
Protein-coding regions in this window:
- a CDS encoding Xaa-Pro peptidase family protein, producing MTRTAKISGKLASVVLFFAVFFAATVATAQRATYPPGEFAERRARLCERLDGGAVLMFAETMPRYGARFRQDHDFFYLTGYEGRNAVLLLEVDGCEARLYLPHQGDREKFIDGPNWLYAPEQAEGSGFEVDHLAYLPEHLARRRGRMPGEAGKLFWMRLGERDELDLARSEKGLYLGRREQNPWGGQPTEQAHQIATIRSRYPYAELRDLTPHLDRLRMIKTPREIEVLRRAGKVSADGIAAAIRATRVGGWEYELEAAAKHVFLKHGAEMEAYPAIVGSGPNGLIWHWVRNDRQLQDGDLVVMDYGASFAYMTMDITRTWPVTGKLDEVQERAYRAVLEAQKAIIAAMRPGVTRRETTAICREIYDRWGFEDKPAHGAGHFVGLSVHDVGDSSLPFEPGMVIAVEPILEIPERNIHIRIEDTVLITEGEPEILSAAVPKEVDALLALVGSSR
- a CDS encoding fumarate hydratase; translated protein: MTDFQHQHLFEHAGDEPEYRRLTSDHVRVESAGGRETLHIDPEALRLIARDAMDDIAHLLRASHLEQLRRVLDDPESSANDRFVAMELLKNANIAAGRVLPGCQDTGTAIVLGYKGQDVYTDFDDEEELCRGIFDAYQERNLRYSQMAPLSMYEEKNTGTNLPAQVDLYAARGDEYRFLFVAKGGGSANKCFLYQETRAILNPISLMNFVDEKLRTLGTSACPPYHIALVVGGTSAEATMKTLKLATCHALDDLPTSGNERGRAFRDLEMEQQIFELCTRIGIGAQFGGKYFAHDVRVIRLPRHGASLPVGLGVSCSADRQILGRINRDGIFLEQLEENPARYLPEIDEDELSGQVVAIDLNRPMDEIRAELSKYPVATRLALTGPMVVARDIAHARLKELLDSGQDLPQYFKDQPVYYAGPAKKPEGKASGSFGPTTAGRMDPYVDLFQSHGGSMVMLAKGNRSPQVRRACERHGGFHLGSIGGPAAALAEQSIRKVELREFEDLGMEAIWQIEVENFPAFIVIDDKGNDFFSPFEKTRAVAIGGGRKS
- a CDS encoding galactose mutarotase, translating into MTRRPWGEVDGREVEIFRLASQTGLQAEIAELGGAIVSLTAQGRDGEFADVVLGFDDLASYLADTNPYFGVVVGRYANRIAGGRFTLDGETYVLPRNDGKNSLHGGIRGLSRVVWEGEPFEDRNGAGVVLRYRSPDGEEGYPGNVDFQVRYLLTSAGDFRIEAEAVTDEPTVVNLSFHSYFNLQGEGEGDILDHELLLNSEQYTPVNDTLIPTGEIASTEGTPMDFRTAALIGDRIDNDFEQLRFGGGYDHNWVLRPAEKEGEMRMAAIVVEPTSGRKLVVRTTAPGLQLYTGNFLDGTLVGKSGRPYVHRGGLCLETQHFPDAPNQPTFPSTVLRPGETYRQVTEYQFYTDSVRRQDR
- a CDS encoding type II toxin-antitoxin system VapB family antitoxin — its product is MKTTVDIPERELEDAIRFTNAKTKREAIVGAITDFNRRMRMAELVRYADTCDDLMTPEELQALRRRG
- a CDS encoding PIN domain-containing protein, which translates into the protein MILVDTSSWIHLLRPDGDSTVHARVEEALTTGTACWCPVVQLELWNGARGDRERRALRGLAEALPELPIDEEVWRTAYDLAQRARSQGVTVPATDVLIAACAARHDAALESADSDFDLLASLDVRTS